The following proteins come from a genomic window of Pseudomonas putida:
- a CDS encoding ABC transporter permease subunit, which yields MLSFIARRLGLLIPTFFGITLLTFALIRLIPGDPVEVMMGERRVDPEMHAQAMERLGLNKPLPVQYLDYVGKLAQGDLGESLRTRESVWSEFLTLFPATLELAFAALLFAGIVGLLAGVIAALKRGSLFDHGVMGISLAGYSMPIFWWGLILIMFFSVSLGWTPVSGRIDLLYDIEPKTGFMLIDTLLSDEEGAFKDAVMHLILPAIVLGTIPLAVIARMTRSSMLEVLREDYIRTARAKGLSPARVVFVHGLRNALIPVLTVFGLQVGTLLAGAVLTETIFSWPGIGKWLIEAIGARDYPVVQNGILLIACLVILVNFVVDILYGLANPRIRHQR from the coding sequence ATGTTGAGTTTTATTGCCCGGCGCCTGGGCCTGCTGATACCGACGTTTTTCGGCATCACCTTGCTGACCTTCGCGCTCATACGCCTGATCCCCGGCGACCCGGTGGAAGTGATGATGGGCGAGCGCAGGGTCGACCCCGAGATGCACGCCCAGGCCATGGAGCGCCTGGGCCTGAACAAGCCACTGCCGGTCCAGTACCTGGATTACGTGGGCAAGCTCGCCCAGGGTGACCTGGGCGAGTCGCTGCGCACCCGCGAAAGCGTATGGAGCGAGTTCCTCACCCTGTTCCCCGCCACACTGGAACTGGCCTTTGCCGCGCTGCTGTTCGCCGGCATCGTCGGCCTGCTGGCCGGCGTGATCGCTGCGCTCAAGCGTGGCTCGCTGTTCGATCACGGGGTCATGGGTATCTCCCTGGCTGGCTATTCGATGCCGATTTTCTGGTGGGGCCTGATCCTGATCATGTTCTTCTCGGTGAGCCTGGGCTGGACTCCGGTCTCCGGGCGCATCGACCTGCTGTACGACATCGAGCCGAAAACCGGCTTCATGCTCATCGATACCCTGCTCAGTGACGAAGAAGGCGCGTTCAAGGATGCGGTGATGCACCTGATCCTGCCGGCCATCGTGCTCGGCACCATCCCGTTGGCGGTGATCGCCCGCATGACCCGCTCGTCCATGCTCGAAGTGCTGCGCGAAGACTACATTCGCACTGCGCGCGCCAAAGGCCTGTCACCGGCCCGCGTGGTGTTCGTGCACGGCCTGCGTAATGCGCTGATCCCGGTGCTGACCGTCTTCGGCCTGCAGGTCGGCACGCTGCTGGCCGGTGCGGTGCTGACCGAAACCATCTTCTCCTGGCCGGGCATCGGCAAATGGCTGATCGAAGCCATCGGTGCCCGTGACTACCCCGTGGTCCAGAACGGCATCCTGTTGATCGCCTGCCTGGTGATCCTGGTCAACTTCGTCGTGGACATCCTCTACGGCCTGGCCAACCCACGCATCCGTCATCAGCGCTGA
- a CDS encoding ABC transporter permease subunit, producing the protein MTSPIPKSVTPASPVDQSLLYPSPYKEFWHAFSRNKGAVMGLAFMCVVVFCALFAPWVAPHDPSEQYRDFLLTPPVWLEGGTWQFILGTDELGRDLLSRLIQGARLSLLIGLSSVVMSLIPGILLGLLAGFFPHFLGPSIMRLMDVMLALPSLLLAVAIVAILGPGLINTVIAIAIVSLPSYVRLTRAAVMGELNRDYVTAARLAGAGLPRLMFVTVLPNCMAPLIVQATLSFSSAILDAAALGFLGLGVQPPTPEWGTMLASARDYIERAWWVVSLPGLTILLSVLAINLMGDGLRDALDPKLKNAA; encoded by the coding sequence ATGACTAGCCCGATTCCGAAATCCGTGACGCCGGCCAGCCCGGTGGACCAAAGCCTGCTCTATCCCTCGCCCTACAAAGAATTCTGGCATGCCTTCTCGCGCAACAAGGGCGCGGTGATGGGCCTGGCCTTCATGTGCGTGGTGGTGTTCTGTGCGCTGTTCGCGCCCTGGGTGGCGCCGCATGACCCAAGCGAACAGTACCGTGACTTCCTTCTGACCCCGCCGGTATGGCTCGAAGGCGGTACCTGGCAATTCATCCTCGGCACCGACGAACTGGGCCGCGACCTGCTCTCGCGGCTGATCCAGGGCGCCCGGCTGTCGCTGCTGATCGGCCTGTCGTCGGTGGTGATGTCGCTGATCCCAGGCATCCTGCTGGGCCTGCTGGCCGGTTTCTTCCCGCACTTCCTCGGCCCGTCGATCATGCGCCTGATGGACGTGATGCTGGCCCTGCCATCGCTGCTGCTGGCCGTGGCGATCGTCGCCATTCTCGGCCCAGGCCTGATCAACACTGTGATCGCCATCGCCATCGTGTCGCTACCGTCCTACGTGCGCCTGACCCGCGCTGCGGTGATGGGTGAACTGAACCGCGACTACGTGACCGCCGCGCGCTTGGCTGGCGCCGGGTTGCCACGGCTGATGTTCGTCACCGTGCTGCCCAACTGCATGGCGCCACTGATCGTGCAGGCCACCTTGAGCTTCTCCTCGGCCATCCTCGACGCCGCTGCGCTGGGCTTCCTGGGCCTGGGTGTACAACCGCCGACCCCGGAGTGGGGCACCATGCTCGCCTCGGCCCGGGACTACATCGAGCGCGCCTGGTGGGTGGTGAGCCTGCCCGGCCTGACCATCCTGCTCAGTGTGCTGGCAATCAACCTGATGGGCGACGGCTTGCGCGATGCGCTGGACCCGAAACTCAAGAACGCCGCCTGA
- a CDS encoding ABC transporter ATP-binding protein yields MSLLQINNLSVRFGDANAIPVVDGLDLAVDAGEILAIVGESGSGKSVTMMALMGLIDAPGRITADTLTFDGTNMLKLSPRQRRKVVGKDIAMVFQDPMTALNPSYTVGYQIEEVLRQHLGLKGKAARQRALELLKKVEIPAAESRLDAYPHQLSGGMSQRVAIAMAIAGEPKLLIADEPTTALDVTIQAQIMELLINLQKERNMALILITHDLAVVAETAKRVCVMYAGQAVEVGQVPELFDVPAHPYSEALLAAIPEHSIGAERLATLPGIVPGRYDRPDGCLLSPRCPYVQDNCRRQRPPLDPQAHSLVRCFYPLNQEVA; encoded by the coding sequence ATGTCACTGTTGCAGATCAACAACCTGAGCGTGCGCTTCGGCGACGCCAATGCAATCCCTGTGGTGGACGGCCTGGACCTGGCGGTGGACGCCGGTGAAATCCTGGCCATTGTGGGTGAGTCCGGGTCGGGCAAATCGGTCACCATGATGGCCCTGATGGGCCTGATCGATGCCCCCGGGCGCATCACCGCCGATACGCTCACATTCGACGGCACCAACATGCTCAAACTCAGCCCCCGCCAGCGGCGCAAGGTGGTGGGCAAGGACATCGCCATGGTCTTCCAGGACCCGATGACCGCGCTCAACCCCAGCTACACCGTGGGCTACCAGATCGAAGAAGTGCTGCGCCAGCACCTGGGTCTCAAAGGCAAGGCCGCGCGCCAGCGTGCCCTGGAGCTGCTGAAAAAGGTCGAGATCCCGGCTGCCGAAAGCCGCCTGGACGCCTACCCGCACCAGCTATCCGGTGGCATGAGCCAGCGCGTAGCGATTGCCATGGCGATTGCCGGGGAGCCCAAGCTGCTGATAGCCGACGAGCCGACCACGGCGCTGGACGTGACCATCCAGGCGCAGATCATGGAACTGCTGATCAACCTGCAGAAGGAGCGCAACATGGCGCTCATCCTGATTACCCACGACCTGGCCGTGGTCGCCGAAACCGCCAAACGCGTCTGTGTGATGTATGCCGGCCAAGCCGTGGAAGTGGGCCAGGTGCCAGAGCTGTTCGACGTGCCCGCGCACCCCTACAGCGAAGCACTGCTGGCGGCGATCCCCGAACACAGCATCGGCGCCGAACGCCTGGCCACGCTACCGGGCATCGTCCCTGGCCGTTACGACCGCCCGGACGGCTGCCTGCTGTCGCCACGCTGCCCGTACGTGCAGGACAACTGCCGGCGCCAACGCCCGCCCCTTGATCCTCAGGCCCATAGCCTAGTGCGTTGCTTCTACCCGCTGAACCAGGAGGTGGCGTGA
- a CDS encoding AraC family transcriptional regulator, with protein MTPTILADGPEQTPITAETVLRYHLCWKHRDLDGVIALYHPDVQYHDFFQNRVLGYDALRDYVRACLPHQAGEDIVHGDRIRVDGSTAFIQYQVTVQGGEGLVAFQSSEAITVKDGLIWRVNEYATLVRQTIQGLASSGTRPAVSRLGLSPRQLSTMAQDLEHYFQRQRPYLDPELDLQQVADASGYSRNQISYLLNQVLGQSFYRYVNQARLQHLMASLDDDRVGAPIDDLAFSAGFNSLSAFYKCFREHTGLTPKAYLKQISLRART; from the coding sequence ATGACCCCGACCATCCTCGCCGACGGCCCTGAACAAACGCCGATCACCGCCGAAACCGTGCTGCGCTACCACCTGTGCTGGAAGCACCGCGACCTCGACGGGGTGATTGCGCTGTATCACCCGGACGTGCAGTACCACGACTTTTTCCAGAACCGCGTGCTCGGTTACGACGCGTTGCGTGACTACGTCCGCGCCTGCCTGCCGCACCAGGCGGGGGAGGACATCGTCCATGGTGACCGCATCCGCGTAGACGGCAGTACGGCATTCATCCAGTACCAGGTCACGGTGCAGGGCGGCGAAGGTCTGGTGGCGTTTCAGTCCAGCGAAGCGATCACGGTCAAGGACGGGCTGATCTGGCGGGTCAATGAGTACGCCACGCTGGTCCGCCAGACCATCCAGGGTCTTGCCAGCAGCGGCACGCGCCCAGCCGTCAGCCGCCTGGGCCTTTCGCCGCGACAGCTGTCGACCATGGCCCAGGACCTGGAACACTACTTCCAGCGCCAGCGCCCCTACCTTGACCCGGAACTGGACCTGCAGCAGGTGGCCGATGCCAGTGGCTACAGCCGCAACCAGATCTCCTACCTGCTCAACCAGGTGCTGGGGCAAAGCTTCTACCGCTACGTCAACCAGGCCCGCCTGCAGCACCTGATGGCCAGCCTGGATGACGACAGGGTCGGGGCGCCGATCGACGACCTGGCGTTCAGCGCGGGCTTCAACTCCCTGTCGGCGTTCTACAAGTGCTTCCGCGAGCACACCGGGCTTACGCCCAAGGCCTATCTGAAGCAAATTTCCCTGCGTGCACGCACGTAA
- a CDS encoding OprD family porin gives MRLFTFTTLALSIASFAAVAQADTQSQDYVPFSLKGTSEQDEAKGFIDGQSLSGSTRNWYARERATRAPLFKYYKSDGTRHDSHSRDNWLQGTILNYSSGFTQGTVGFAVEAAGYNAIALEQGRAAVAGPNNRTLTHSDGDPVGQWSKMGLANVKARVSNTTLTVGRQSVDTPMIAYIGNRALPSSFQGAFLHSAEFDNLSFDLGTFDRVSPRTEQSLSKFRSEYGAAGVETDRASTAGVNYQPLKSLTTSLYATKVDDFWNQYYFGASHVLGDSTVLSLTTGLNYYKTVDAGSQKMGEIDNDTYSLSFGLTHQAHTLSASWQQVNGNEYFDYLHETNGIYLANSLLSDFNGPNEKSLQISYVLNMAPYGVPGLKFNLYNARGWGIDGTHYRGTAYDVNGLDGETHYEWGIGTSYAVQSGPLKDTSIRATYTAHRASKAQADGSLDEFRVVTTIPFNIL, from the coding sequence TTGAGACTATTCACGTTCACCACACTGGCGTTATCCATCGCCTCCTTCGCCGCCGTGGCCCAGGCCGACACCCAGAGCCAGGACTACGTCCCGTTCAGCCTCAAAGGCACCAGCGAGCAGGATGAGGCCAAAGGTTTCATCGACGGCCAGAGCCTGTCCGGCAGTACCCGCAACTGGTACGCCCGCGAACGCGCCACCCGCGCGCCGTTGTTCAAGTACTACAAAAGCGACGGCACACGCCACGACAGCCACAGCCGCGACAACTGGCTGCAGGGCACCATCCTCAATTACAGCTCGGGCTTCACCCAGGGGACCGTGGGTTTTGCCGTGGAGGCAGCCGGCTACAACGCCATCGCCCTTGAGCAAGGCCGCGCCGCAGTCGCAGGGCCGAACAACCGTACCCTGACCCATAGCGATGGCGACCCCGTCGGCCAGTGGAGCAAGATGGGCCTGGCCAACGTCAAGGCACGGGTGTCCAACACCACCCTCACCGTCGGCCGCCAGTCCGTGGACACGCCGATGATCGCGTACATCGGCAACCGTGCCTTGCCCTCCAGCTTCCAGGGCGCGTTCCTGCACAGTGCCGAGTTCGACAACCTGTCATTCGACCTGGGCACCTTCGACCGCGTCTCGCCGCGCACCGAACAGAGCCTGAGCAAGTTTCGCAGCGAGTACGGCGCCGCTGGCGTGGAAACCGACCGCGCCAGTACCGCCGGGGTCAACTACCAGCCGCTCAAGAGCCTGACCACCAGCCTGTACGCCACCAAGGTCGACGACTTCTGGAACCAGTACTACTTCGGCGCCAGCCACGTGCTGGGCGACAGCACGGTGCTGAGCCTGACCACCGGCCTGAACTACTACAAGACCGTGGACGCAGGCAGCCAGAAGATGGGCGAGATCGACAACGACACCTACAGCCTGTCGTTCGGCCTGACCCACCAGGCCCATACCCTCAGCGCTTCGTGGCAGCAGGTCAACGGTAACGAGTACTTCGACTACCTGCACGAAACCAACGGCATCTACCTGGCCAACTCCCTGCTCTCGGACTTCAACGGCCCGAACGAGAAATCCCTGCAGATTTCCTACGTGCTGAACATGGCGCCGTATGGCGTGCCGGGCCTGAAGTTCAACCTGTACAACGCCCGCGGCTGGGGCATCGACGGCACCCATTACCGCGGTACGGCCTATGACGTGAACGGCCTGGATGGCGAAACCCACTATGAGTGGGGTATCGGCACCAGCTACGCGGTGCAGAGCGGGCCGCTGAAAGACACCAGCATCCGCGCTACCTATACCGCGCATCGCGCCAGCAAGGCACAGGCCGATGGCAGCCTGGATGAGTTCCGCGTGGTGACCACCATTCCGTTCAACATTCTCTGA
- a CDS encoding ABC transporter substrate-binding protein — MTSLPLRAALAAVILGAAGNLAAKPLVVCTEASPEGFDIVQYTTAVTADASAETVFNRLVDFKPGTTDIQPALAERWDISADGLTYTFHLRQGVKFHTTGYFKPTRDFNADDVLWSLRRQLDPNHPWHDKTSVGYPYFESMAFKDLLKSVDKTDDHTVVITLTRPQAPFLRDMAMGFTSIYSAEYGDQLLKAGKTGDLNSKPVGTGAFIFQRYNKDAQVRFKANPDYFRGKPPADSLIFAIATDSNVRLQKLRANECQVALYPKPDDVASIKADPKLKVAEIEALVTGYIAMNTEHKYLSDVRVRKAINMAFDRQTHVDQLFGKGNALVGVNPYPPTMIGYNSANQNPPRDLAKARELLQQAGVPQGTVITLFTRNGGGATNPNPRLSAEMLQSDLAKIGLKLDIRVMEWAEMLRRAKNGEADLVSTGWAGDNGDPDNFLSPLLSCDAVKSGENYARWCNSKFQDLITRAREVIDNDERARLYAEALKVYDDDQPWISMAHPKMFTAMRDNVEGYVINPLTNNNFATTQVK; from the coding sequence ATGACATCGCTACCGCTACGCGCTGCCCTGGCAGCGGTCATCCTCGGCGCCGCCGGCAACCTGGCGGCCAAGCCGCTGGTGGTGTGCACCGAAGCCAGCCCGGAAGGCTTCGACATCGTTCAATACACCACGGCGGTCACCGCCGATGCCTCGGCTGAGACGGTGTTCAACCGCCTGGTCGACTTCAAGCCCGGCACCACCGACATCCAGCCAGCCCTGGCCGAACGCTGGGACATCTCGGCCGATGGCCTGACCTACACCTTCCACCTGCGCCAAGGGGTGAAGTTCCACACCACCGGTTACTTCAAACCGACCCGCGATTTCAATGCCGACGACGTGCTGTGGAGCCTGCGTCGCCAGCTCGACCCTAACCACCCGTGGCACGACAAGACCAGCGTCGGCTACCCGTATTTCGAGAGCATGGCCTTCAAGGACCTGCTCAAATCGGTGGACAAGACCGACGACCACACCGTGGTCATCACCCTGACCCGCCCGCAAGCACCGTTCCTGCGTGACATGGCCATGGGCTTCACCTCGATCTACTCCGCCGAATACGGCGACCAGTTGCTCAAGGCAGGCAAGACCGGCGACCTCAACAGCAAACCGGTGGGCACTGGCGCGTTCATCTTCCAGCGCTACAACAAGGACGCCCAGGTGCGCTTCAAGGCCAACCCGGACTACTTCCGCGGCAAGCCGCCGGCCGACTCGCTGATTTTCGCCATCGCCACCGACAGCAACGTGCGCCTGCAGAAGCTGCGCGCCAATGAATGCCAGGTGGCGCTTTACCCGAAACCGGACGACGTGGCGTCGATCAAGGCTGATCCCAAGCTGAAGGTCGCCGAGATCGAGGCCCTGGTCACCGGCTATATCGCCATGAACACCGAGCACAAATACCTCAGCGATGTGCGCGTGCGCAAAGCCATCAACATGGCCTTCGACCGCCAGACCCACGTCGACCAGCTGTTCGGCAAGGGCAATGCGCTGGTGGGGGTAAACCCTTATCCGCCGACCATGATCGGCTACAACAGTGCCAACCAGAACCCACCCCGTGACCTGGCCAAGGCCCGTGAACTGCTCCAGCAGGCCGGCGTGCCGCAAGGCACGGTCATCACGCTGTTCACCCGCAATGGCGGCGGCGCGACCAACCCCAACCCACGGCTGTCGGCGGAAATGCTCCAGTCCGACCTCGCCAAAATCGGCCTGAAGCTGGACATCCGTGTGATGGAGTGGGCCGAGATGCTGCGCCGGGCGAAAAACGGCGAGGCCGACCTGGTCTCCACCGGCTGGGCCGGCGACAACGGCGACCCGGACAATTTCCTCAGCCCCCTGCTCAGCTGCGATGCAGTCAAAAGTGGCGAGAACTACGCGCGCTGGTGCAACTCGAAGTTTCAGGACCTGATCACCCGCGCCCGTGAGGTGATCGACAACGACGAGCGTGCCAGGCTCTATGCCGAGGCATTGAAGGTGTACGATGACGACCAGCCCTGGATCAGCATGGCGCATCCGAAGATGTTCACTGCCATGCGTGACAACGTGGAGGGTTATGTGATCAACCCTCTGACCAACAACAACTTCGCCACCACCCAGGTGAAGTAG
- a CDS encoding polyamine ABC transporter substrate-binding protein: MRTLLLAPLMLAASVANAADSVKIYNWSSYVAPDTLKNFQQATGINPTYDVYDSNETLDGKLMTGNSGYDVVFPSNHFMARQIQGKALKKLDKSQLPGWNNLNPVLLKALEVNDPGNQYGFPYLWGSTGIGYNIDKVKAVLGDNAPVDSWDLIFKPEYMSKLKSCGIAVLDNGPELLPIALHYLGLPHHSKDPKDYEKAKELLMQVRPYISYFHSSKYTGDLANGDICVVVGFSGDVLQAKNRADEAKNGVKVGYSIPKEGAPMWFDMVAMPADAPDEKAGYAYMNYLLQPQVMANISNHVQYANGNLKADALVDPALKGNTMIYPSEEMMGKLYALEAMPAKIDRIRTRIWTSIKAGN, encoded by the coding sequence ATGCGTACCCTCCTTCTCGCACCCCTGATGCTGGCCGCCAGCGTGGCCAATGCCGCCGACTCGGTAAAGATCTACAACTGGTCCAGCTACGTGGCCCCCGACACGTTGAAGAACTTCCAGCAGGCCACCGGCATCAACCCGACCTACGACGTGTACGACAGCAACGAGACCCTCGACGGTAAGCTGATGACCGGCAACTCAGGCTACGACGTGGTGTTCCCCTCCAACCACTTCATGGCCCGACAGATTCAGGGCAAGGCCCTGAAGAAGCTGGACAAGTCGCAGCTACCCGGCTGGAACAACCTCAACCCGGTGCTGCTCAAGGCGCTGGAGGTCAACGACCCCGGCAACCAGTACGGTTTCCCGTACCTGTGGGGCAGTACCGGCATCGGCTACAACATCGACAAGGTAAAGGCAGTGCTCGGTGACAACGCCCCGGTGGATTCATGGGACCTGATCTTCAAGCCCGAGTACATGAGCAAGCTCAAGAGCTGTGGGATCGCCGTGCTCGACAACGGCCCTGAACTGTTACCCATCGCCCTGCACTACCTGGGTTTGCCGCACCACAGCAAAGACCCGAAGGACTACGAGAAGGCCAAGGAACTGCTGATGCAGGTGCGCCCGTACATCAGCTACTTCCATTCATCCAAGTACACAGGTGACCTGGCCAATGGCGATATCTGCGTGGTGGTAGGGTTCTCGGGTGACGTGCTGCAGGCGAAAAACCGCGCCGATGAGGCGAAGAACGGGGTGAAGGTCGGCTATTCGATCCCCAAGGAAGGCGCACCGATGTGGTTCGACATGGTTGCCATGCCGGCCGATGCACCGGATGAGAAGGCGGGTTATGCCTACATGAATTACCTGTTGCAGCCGCAGGTGATGGCCAATATCAGTAACCATGTGCAGTACGCCAACGGCAACCTCAAGGCCGACGCCCTGGTGGACCCGGCACTCAAGGGCAACACCATGATTTATCCGAGCGAAGAGATGATGGGCAAGCTGTATGCGCTGGAGGCGATGCCGGCCAAGATCGACCGCATTCGTACACGCATCTGGACCAGTATCAAGGCGGGGAACTGA
- a CDS encoding NAD(P)/FAD-dependent oxidoreductase — translation MQPLRTLSLWMDQLEEPLCARPALREDIDVDVCIIGAGYTGLWTAYYLKRQAPQLNIAVIEANIAGFGASGRNGGWLMGNMLGEDRLLATLSPQQRRASIDLLHGIPDEVHRVLQREGIDCDYRKGGVLYCAARYPEQERSLRAYLDDLYRQGMTEDDYRWLRPEQLDAQLRVSNAYGAIYSPHTATIQPAKLVRGLARAVEALGVPIYENTPAVDWQPGEVRAPLARIRCQWMVPAVEGYAASLPPLGKHQLPVQSLLVATEPLPESTWEQIGLSQGQAFSESSRQVTYGQRTADNRLVFGARGGYRFGGRLREDFTLTDAEVELRRYLFSELFPQLKHVRITHSWGGNLGMARRFRPHMLCDRQRGIALSGGYGGEGVGATNLGGRTLAALILNQHNELTAQPWVLDNRPLSSLASWPPEPCRWLGYNAIIQSFVHEDRTLANPATVPWRRRLAGSLADFMEGFMH, via the coding sequence ATGCAACCTTTGCGCACGCTCAGCCTGTGGATGGACCAGCTAGAAGAACCACTGTGCGCCCGCCCCGCCCTGCGAGAAGACATCGACGTCGACGTGTGCATCATCGGCGCTGGCTACACCGGGCTTTGGACCGCCTACTACCTCAAGCGCCAGGCACCACAGCTGAACATCGCCGTGATCGAGGCCAACATTGCCGGCTTTGGCGCCTCAGGGCGCAATGGCGGCTGGCTGATGGGCAACATGCTCGGTGAAGACCGCCTGCTCGCCACCCTGTCGCCGCAACAACGCCGCGCCAGCATCGACCTGCTGCATGGCATCCCCGACGAGGTCCACCGCGTGCTGCAACGCGAAGGCATCGATTGCGACTACCGCAAAGGCGGCGTGCTGTATTGCGCTGCGCGCTACCCGGAACAGGAGCGCAGCCTGCGTGCCTACCTCGATGACCTCTACCGCCAGGGCATGACCGAGGATGACTACCGCTGGCTGCGCCCTGAGCAACTGGACGCCCAGCTTCGCGTGAGCAACGCCTACGGCGCGATCTACAGCCCGCATACCGCGACCATCCAACCGGCCAAGCTGGTGCGTGGCCTGGCCCGGGCGGTTGAAGCGCTGGGCGTGCCGATCTACGAAAACACCCCCGCCGTCGACTGGCAGCCCGGTGAAGTACGGGCACCACTGGCGCGCATCCGCTGCCAGTGGATGGTCCCTGCTGTGGAGGGCTACGCCGCCAGCCTGCCACCGCTGGGCAAACATCAACTGCCGGTGCAGAGCCTGCTGGTGGCCACCGAGCCCCTGCCCGAATCGACCTGGGAGCAGATCGGCCTGTCACAAGGTCAGGCCTTCAGCGAGAGCAGCCGCCAGGTCACCTATGGCCAGCGTACCGCCGACAACCGCCTGGTATTCGGCGCCCGCGGCGGCTACCGCTTCGGCGGCAGGTTGCGCGAAGACTTCACCCTGACAGATGCCGAAGTCGAACTGCGCCGCTACCTGTTCAGCGAGCTGTTCCCACAACTCAAGCATGTGCGCATCACCCATTCGTGGGGTGGCAACCTGGGCATGGCCCGGCGCTTCCGCCCGCACATGCTGTGTGACCGCCAGCGCGGTATTGCCCTGTCCGGCGGTTATGGCGGCGAAGGTGTCGGCGCCACCAACCTCGGTGGGCGCACCTTGGCCGCGCTGATTCTCAACCAGCACAACGAACTGACCGCGCAACCCTGGGTGCTCGACAACCGTCCGCTGTCGAGCCTGGCCAGCTGGCCGCCCGAGCCCTGCCGCTGGCTGGGCTACAACGCGATCATCCAGAGCTTCGTGCACGAGGACCGAACCCTCGCCAACCCCGCCACCGTGCCATGGCGGCGGCGCCTGGCCGGCTCGCTGGCGGACTTCATGGAAGGCTTCATGCACTGA
- a CDS encoding peptide ABC transporter ATP-binding protein, producing the protein MSVVLTARELTRHYEVSRGLFKGHALVRALNGVSFELEAGKTLAVVGESGCGKSTLARALTLIEEPSSGSLQIDGTEVKGASKSERKQLRRDVQMVFQSPYASLNPRQKIGDQLAEPLLINTSLSKAERREKVQKMMEQVGLRPEHYQRYPHMFSGGQRQRIALARAMMLQPKVLVADEPTSALDVSIQAQVLNLFMDLQKEFNTAYVFISHNLAVVRHVADQVLVMYLGRPAEMGPKEDIYEKPLHPYTQALLSATPAIHPDPLKPKIRIAGELPNPLNPPDGCAFHKRCPYATERCGVEVPAFRQVGTRQVACHYAEQFL; encoded by the coding sequence ATGAGCGTCGTTCTAACCGCACGGGAGCTGACCCGGCATTACGAAGTGTCCCGCGGGCTGTTCAAGGGCCATGCCTTGGTGCGCGCACTCAATGGCGTGTCATTCGAGCTGGAAGCTGGCAAGACCCTGGCCGTGGTGGGTGAGTCGGGTTGCGGCAAGTCCACGCTGGCGCGCGCACTGACATTGATCGAAGAGCCCTCTTCCGGCTCGTTGCAGATCGACGGCACCGAGGTCAAAGGCGCCAGCAAAAGCGAGCGCAAGCAGCTGCGCCGCGACGTCCAGATGGTGTTCCAGAGCCCCTATGCCTCGCTCAACCCACGGCAGAAGATCGGCGATCAGTTGGCCGAACCGCTGCTGATCAACACCTCCTTGAGCAAGGCCGAGCGGCGCGAAAAAGTGCAGAAGATGATGGAGCAAGTGGGGTTGCGGCCTGAGCATTACCAGCGCTACCCGCACATGTTCTCGGGCGGCCAGCGCCAGCGCATCGCCCTGGCACGGGCGATGATGCTGCAACCCAAAGTGCTGGTGGCCGACGAACCGACCTCGGCGCTGGATGTGTCGATCCAGGCACAGGTGCTGAACCTGTTCATGGACCTGCAGAAGGAGTTCAACACCGCCTACGTGTTCATATCCCACAACCTGGCAGTGGTACGCCACGTAGCGGATCAGGTGCTGGTGATGTACCTGGGCCGGCCGGCGGAAATGGGGCCGAAGGAAGATATCTACGAAAAGCCGCTGCACCCGTACACCCAGGCCCTGCTTTCAGCGACACCGGCCATACACCCGGACCCGTTGAAGCCGAAGATCCGCATTGCCGGCGAGCTGCCCAACCCGCTCAACCCGCCGGATGGGTGCGCATTTCACAAACGCTGCCCGTATGCGACGGAGCGGTGTGGTGTTGAAGTGCCGGCGTTTCGGCAGGTCGGGACCAGGCAAGTCGCCTGTCACTATGCCGAGCAGTTTCTTTAG
- a CDS encoding cupin domain-containing protein, protein MSITQFKHTESAVLDSSNPVAVPLAEPVAVTSVTCVERSDGVETGIWECTPGRWRRQIAQQEFCHFIKGRCTFTPDGGQPLHIEAGDALMLPANSMGIWDIQETVRKTYVLIF, encoded by the coding sequence ATGAGCATCACCCAGTTCAAACACACCGAAAGCGCCGTGCTGGACAGCTCCAACCCGGTCGCGGTGCCGCTTGCCGAACCCGTGGCAGTGACCTCGGTCACCTGCGTGGAACGCAGCGATGGCGTCGAAACCGGCATCTGGGAATGCACGCCCGGGCGCTGGCGGCGGCAGATCGCGCAACAAGAGTTCTGCCACTTCATCAAGGGCCGCTGCACCTTCACACCCGACGGTGGCCAGCCCCTTCACATAGAAGCCGGAGACGCACTGATGCTACCGGCCAACAGCATGGGCATCTGGGATATCCAGGAAACCGTGCGCAAGACCTACGTTCTGATCTTCTGA